From the Tenacibaculum dicentrarchi genome, the window AGGAACTAATTTATTTTTATTTGAGCCTGTTTTTTCTGTTAATAATTCACTTTGCACAACTTTATTAGACAGAATCATCTGTTCATAATTACGTTCTACACCTTCATTTTCTCCTTTCTCTACATAACCTCTTCGTTGTACAGTAGAAATTGTTGGAGCGTAAGTAGATGGTCTACCAATACCTAACTCTTCTAATTGTTTTACTAAAGATGCTTCTGTAAAACGGTAAGGAGGGCTTGTAAAACGTTGTGTTGCATTAATAAAATTATAAGCTAAGTTTTCGCCAGTAGTTAAATTTGGTAACATACCTGCTTGCTCTTCTTCTTCGTTATCAGTTCCTTCTAAATATACTTTTAAGAAACCATCAAACTTAATCATTTCACCGTTTGCAGTAAATATTTTTTCATTTTCAGAATTAGCTATTTTCACATTAGTACGCTCTAATTGTGCGTCACTCATTTGAGAAGCTAAAGTTCTTTTCCAAATTAAATCGTACAACCTCGTTTGATCGTATTCAGTATCAATGCTATGTGTTTTCATGTTTGTAGGACGAATTGCCTCATGCGCCTCTTGTGCACCTTTTGCTTTCGACTTAAACACTCTTTGTTTACTATATTCTTTTCCGTAATAATTACTAATTTCTTCTTCAGCTGCATTTCTTGCATCATCAGATAAATTAACACTATCGGTTCTCATATAAGTAATTAAACCCGCCTCATATAAACGCTGTGCAACCTGCATTGTTTTCCCTACAGGAAAGCCTAATTTACGAGAAGCTTCTTGCTGTAAAGTTGATGTTGTAAATGGTGCTGCTGGCGATTTTTTTGCTGGTTTTTTAGTTAAATCAGCAATAGAAAATTCAGCATCTGCACACGATTTTAAAAAATCTTCAGCTAATTTTTTAGATGAAAAACTTTTAGGAATCGTTGCTTTAAATGTTTTTCCGTTAGTATTTGCAAACTGAGCAATAACCTTATAATGTGTTTCTGATTTAAAATCAAGAATACTGCGTTCTCTTTCTACAATTAAACGAACTGCAACAGATTGTACTCTACCTGCCGATAAACCTCCTTTTACTTTTCGCCATAAAACTGGTGATAATTCATATCCAACAAGCCTATCTAAAACTCTACGAGCTTGCTGTGCATTGACCATATTATAGTCAATATCTCTAGGGTTTTCAACTGCTTTTAAAATAGCATTTTTAGTGATTTCATGAAAAACAATACGTTTTGTATTATCGTCATTTAATTTTAATTGCTCTTTTAAATGCCAAGCTATTGCTTCCCCTTCTCTATCCTCATCACTTGCTAACCAAACAGTTTCTGCTTTTTTAGCCAAAGATTTTAACTTCTTAACAACTGGTTTTTTATCATCAGAAATTATATATTTCGGACTAAAATCACCTTCAACATCAATTCCTAATTCCTTCGAAGGTAAATCTGCAATATGACCATAACTAGATTCTACTTGAAAATCTTTTCCTAGGAATTTTTCAATCGTTTTTGCCTTTGCAGGTGACTCAACTATAACTAAATTCTTTGCCATATCTCTGTTCAATTATCTCTTTTTGCATCCTATTATTATAACGATGCTTTGAGTTTGCAAAAGTAGAATGTTTTTTTTTAAAAAAAACTTTTTGTTGAACTTTTCCTCTCTAAATAGCAAAAAATCAATAATAAATTTCTGCCAATTTGTCATAAAACTTATATTTTGGTTGTATCTTTGCCATCATTTTTATTATGAATATGGAGCACACAGAGAAGGTTATCGATGAAAAAGTACAAGGAAAATCACTTGTAACAACACATAAAAAAGAAAACTCAAAAAAATTATTTATAGAAAGTTACGGTTGTCAAATGAACATGAATGACAGCGAAATTGTAGCTGCTATTTTAGCCGAACAAGGTTTTAATACTACACAAACTTTAGAGGAAGCCGATTTAGTTTTAGTAAATACCTGTTCTATTAGAGAAAAAGCAGAAACAACAATCCGTAAACGTTTACAAAAATACAATGCTGTTAAAAAAACAAATCCGACCATGAAAGTGGGTGTTTTAGGATGTATGGCAGAACGTTTAAAAGAAAAATTTTTAGAAGAAGAAAAAATAGTTGATTTAGTTGTAGGACCAGATGCTTACAGAGATTTACCTAATTTATTAGATGAAATTGATGCAGGTAGAGATGCTATAAACGTA encodes:
- the topA gene encoding type I DNA topoisomerase, whose product is MAKNLVIVESPAKAKTIEKFLGKDFQVESSYGHIADLPSKELGIDVEGDFSPKYIISDDKKPVVKKLKSLAKKAETVWLASDEDREGEAIAWHLKEQLKLNDDNTKRIVFHEITKNAILKAVENPRDIDYNMVNAQQARRVLDRLVGYELSPVLWRKVKGGLSAGRVQSVAVRLIVERERSILDFKSETHYKVIAQFANTNGKTFKATIPKSFSSKKLAEDFLKSCADAEFSIADLTKKPAKKSPAAPFTTSTLQQEASRKLGFPVGKTMQVAQRLYEAGLITYMRTDSVNLSDDARNAAEEEISNYYGKEYSKQRVFKSKAKGAQEAHEAIRPTNMKTHSIDTEYDQTRLYDLIWKRTLASQMSDAQLERTNVKIANSENEKIFTANGEMIKFDGFLKVYLEGTDNEEEEQAGMLPNLTTGENLAYNFINATQRFTSPPYRFTEASLVKQLEELGIGRPSTYAPTISTVQRRGYVEKGENEGVERNYEQMILSNKVVQSELLTEKTGSNKNKLVPTDIGNIVNDFLVANFSNILDFGFTARVENSFDDISEGNEDWIEMIKGFYIDFHKTVEHVKENAERESGERILGKHPESGKTILVRLGKFGPIAQIGAPEDEEKQFASLNKEQHLGTITLEEALELFLLPKNLGTYEDQEVIVSNGRFGPYIKFGAMFVSLDKGENPMEVDLPRAEELIVAKQKADAPIYFYEELPVQKGVGRFGPYLKWNSIFINVNKKYDFDNLTDADIIELIEVKKQKEIDKVLHNWEDVEIRVEKARWGRFNVIKGKIKVEMPKTTDIEKMTKEEAVKIIESKTPKKKVVKKKATKKVVKKKVVKKK